A portion of the Methanobacterium aggregans genome contains these proteins:
- a CDS encoding type III restriction-modification system endonuclease: MKFKFNPNLKYQDAAVASVVDLFEGQRSMQSNFTVLSYGKQVGLYDSGQGIGNRLELIEEDILENLHKVQLRNGLPQTKNLGHHNMDFDVEMETGTGKTYVYLKTILELNKSYGFTKFIIVVPSIAIKEGVYKSLQMTEEHFKGLYDNVIYDYFIYDSQKLEQVRNFAVNSNIQIMIINIDAFRKSFTDREKESKANIIHRENDKLNGMRPIELIQETNPIVIIDEPQSATSTQKAQEAIRSLNPLCTLQYSATHVEKHNPVYKLDAVDAYELELVKQIEVASFESVDYHNKAYLKLVSVDNKKSPITAKIELDTYKNGNVKRKTVTVRQGDDLASKKLGNRDIYEGYIVGEIYCEEGNEYVDFTNKPDILRIGKAIGDIDDLVIKRQQIRKTIEEHLNKELLLKRRGIKVLSLFFIDRVANYRYYDEEGNPQKGIYAEIFEEEYKKLIKKPKYSTLYKEVDIETAAEDVHDGYFAQDKKKKFKDTRGNTLADDDTYSLIMKDKEKLLSFDSKLKFIFSHSALREGWDNPNVFQICTLNETKSSVKKRQEIGRGLRLCVNQEGERIKGFQTNTLTVMANESYEDFAKSLQKEIEEDQNIKFGVIQEHTFANITYNNKPLGMDASKELFDFFQEKGYINSKGKVTDELRVALKNNILEVPEKEKFMQVKKKIAAAAKKVTAKLNIKNNADKREVKLNKKVYLNPDFKEFWDKIKYKTTYSVDFSTEEFIQECSKAMKEIDVRPPKLIYSAALIDIKGKGIGTEETQHSTVYADEEKPDLPDIVTFLQNETDLTRKTIVDVLIKSETLDQFKKNPQEYMNAALKIISAQMKHMIVDGIKYTRIGDNEYYAQELFENTELFGYLSKNMLESERSIYDHVIYDSEGEATFADRLEKDPEVELYTKLPGWFKIPTPLGNYNPDWAVLFENDGERKLYFVLETKGNTSYESLRQTEADKIKCGKRHFEALGTGVEFKAVDRYNRFKETI, encoded by the coding sequence ATGAAGTTTAAATTTAACCCTAATCTAAAATACCAAGATGCAGCTGTGGCATCTGTGGTTGATCTTTTTGAAGGTCAGAGATCCATGCAATCTAACTTCACAGTTTTAAGCTATGGTAAACAGGTAGGATTATATGATTCAGGTCAAGGTATTGGGAATAGATTGGAATTGATTGAAGAGGATATCCTTGAGAATCTCCATAAAGTCCAGCTTAGAAATGGTTTACCCCAAACAAAGAATTTGGGCCATCATAACATGGATTTTGACGTTGAAATGGAAACAGGAACAGGTAAAACCTACGTCTACCTGAAGACGATCTTAGAACTTAACAAGAGCTATGGATTCACCAAGTTCATAATTGTTGTTCCAAGCATAGCAATCAAGGAAGGAGTTTACAAGTCCCTTCAGATGACAGAGGAACACTTCAAAGGATTATACGACAATGTTATTTATGATTACTTTATCTACGACAGCCAGAAACTGGAGCAGGTTCGAAACTTCGCTGTAAACAGCAACATTCAGATAATGATCATAAACATCGATGCCTTTCGTAAAAGTTTCACAGACCGTGAAAAGGAAAGTAAAGCGAACATAATCCACAGGGAAAATGATAAATTAAATGGAATGAGACCCATTGAGCTCATCCAGGAAACCAATCCTATTGTCATCATTGATGAACCCCAATCTGCAACAAGCACCCAGAAAGCCCAGGAAGCTATCAGATCACTCAATCCTCTGTGCACGCTGCAGTACTCAGCTACTCATGTGGAAAAACATAATCCAGTTTATAAACTTGATGCAGTGGATGCATATGAACTGGAGCTTGTAAAACAGATTGAAGTTGCATCCTTTGAATCAGTTGATTATCATAACAAAGCTTACTTGAAACTTGTATCAGTTGATAACAAGAAATCTCCAATAACTGCAAAAATTGAATTGGACACCTACAAAAATGGGAATGTCAAACGTAAAACTGTAACAGTGCGTCAGGGAGATGATTTAGCATCTAAAAAGCTTGGAAACCGTGATATCTATGAAGGGTACATCGTTGGTGAGATCTACTGTGAGGAAGGTAATGAGTATGTTGATTTCACAAACAAACCAGATATCCTGCGTATAGGCAAAGCCATTGGAGACATCGATGACCTTGTAATTAAACGTCAGCAGATACGAAAGACCATAGAAGAACATTTAAATAAGGAATTACTCTTAAAACGTAGAGGAATCAAAGTATTGAGTCTGTTCTTCATTGACAGGGTTGCAAATTACCGCTACTACGATGAGGAAGGGAATCCTCAAAAGGGAATATATGCTGAGATCTTTGAGGAGGAGTACAAAAAACTCATCAAAAAGCCAAAGTACAGCACCCTTTACAAGGAAGTTGATATTGAAACAGCTGCTGAAGATGTTCATGATGGTTATTTTGCCCAGGATAAGAAAAAGAAATTTAAAGATACACGTGGAAACACTTTAGCGGATGATGATACTTACAGCCTCATAATGAAGGATAAAGAAAAACTTCTAAGCTTTGATAGTAAGTTAAAATTCATATTTTCTCACTCTGCCCTTCGTGAAGGTTGGGACAATCCAAACGTCTTCCAGATATGTACCTTGAATGAAACGAAATCCTCAGTTAAAAAGCGTCAGGAAATTGGGAGAGGATTGAGACTTTGTGTTAATCAGGAAGGAGAGAGAATAAAAGGTTTTCAGACCAACACTCTAACGGTTATGGCCAACGAAAGCTATGAAGATTTTGCTAAATCCCTGCAGAAGGAGATTGAAGAGGATCAGAACATCAAATTTGGAGTTATACAAGAACACACATTCGCAAACATTACTTACAATAACAAACCCCTTGGTATGGACGCTTCTAAGGAATTATTCGATTTCTTCCAGGAGAAGGGTTACATCAACTCCAAGGGAAAGGTTACAGATGAATTGAGGGTTGCACTGAAAAACAACATTCTTGAAGTCCCTGAAAAAGAGAAGTTTATGCAGGTTAAAAAGAAGATAGCTGCTGCAGCCAAAAAAGTCACTGCAAAACTCAACATCAAAAACAACGCAGACAAAAGGGAAGTTAAGCTCAACAAGAAGGTTTACCTCAACCCTGATTTCAAGGAATTTTGGGACAAAATAAAATACAAAACCACATACTCAGTTGATTTCAGCACTGAAGAATTCATTCAGGAATGTTCAAAGGCCATGAAGGAAATTGATGTTAGACCTCCAAAGTTAATTTACAGTGCAGCCCTAATTGATATAAAAGGTAAAGGTATTGGAACCGAGGAAACTCAGCACAGCACTGTGTATGCTGATGAGGAAAAACCTGATCTACCTGATATTGTAACATTTCTACAAAATGAAACTGATTTAACCCGTAAAACAATTGTTGATGTCCTTATTAAAAGTGAGACCCTTGATCAGTTCAAGAAGAATCCACAGGAGTACATGAATGCAGCTTTGAAGATCATCTCAGCTCAGATGAAACACATGATAGTTGATGGCATCAAGTACACCAGAATAGGGGACAATGAGTACTACGCACAGGAACTCTTCGAGAACACAGAGTTATTCGGATATTTATCCAAGAACATGCTTGAAAGTGAGCGTTCCATCTACGATCATGTGATATATGACTCTGAAGGTGAAGCAACCTTTGCAGATAGGCTTGAAAAGGATCCAGAGGTTGAACTTTACACTAAACTTCCTGGATGGTTCAAGATACCAACTCCCCTTGGAAACTACAATCCAGATTGGGCAGTACTCTTTGAAAATGATGGTGAAAGGAAGTTGTACTTCGTTCTTGAAACCAAGGGAAATACGAGTTACGAATCCCTGAGACAGACTGAAGCTGATAAAATAAAGTGTGGTAAAAGACACTTCGAAGCTCTGGGCACTGGAGTTGAATTTAAGGCAGTTGACAGATACAACAGGTTCAAAGAAACGATTTAA
- a CDS encoding DEAD/DEAH box helicase, with the protein MTGNDSAVELLNSRMKGFLGNRLKWKSLNPIQEQAIPVIKEKNDTLVIAPTASGKTEAVLIPIFDDIITNNLEPVSVIYVSPLKALINDMHERIENWCNHFNLEVTKWHGDVPGTKKKAFIKNPTDILLITPESLEVIFMNKSSEEKERIFKNVKYVIVDEIHYFVESDRGTQLNSIINRMKAYFNDSVSIVGLSATVGNPETVSKWLNPDKPAEIVTDPSKRPFDYKVLCGSDTDICEVLERYVGRKILIFVHSRKDAERYYNLLRKTLKINNIYIHHSSIDRDEREESEKKFKHLKDGFMISTSTLELGIDIGNIDIVVQIRPTYNVSSFLQRVGRSGRRSNKQKSIVFYKRDEEIFITLAEICLIMENRIEDIKIPEKPKDIYFHQILSSIFEKGKIKQGELFNSLKSSYVFSKISKEDFKSIIESMEEREFVHNMNGNLSLGYNFEKKFGRRNFMSFYSVFCPSMEYTVREGVKNIGSLDLLFVVHFLQKGTKFILGGVPWIVKDIDHKRFNVKVQRGPKGNVPDWYTEGAVVDHLISRKIYEILLGNYDEDILKTFDELSQDKIHEYVEHADSVGFKEGIIPVEIDSNQVYIYTFAGLKVNALLSIIFSLYHDIYDIKNSAYYSSFKFRDNLSFDMIQELMGNVKDILSEPEISTLIHEKTGKFVKNKFINYLPYEDNAKLKMELLYSPEDLIRLLSENSVELIGSTNFKDWR; encoded by the coding sequence ATGACTGGTAACGACTCTGCTGTTGAACTTTTAAACAGCAGGATGAAGGGCTTCCTTGGGAATCGATTGAAGTGGAAAAGCCTGAATCCCATTCAGGAACAGGCCATTCCAGTGATCAAGGAAAAGAATGATACTTTGGTTATTGCACCAACTGCTTCAGGTAAAACTGAAGCTGTACTCATTCCTATCTTCGATGATATCATCACGAACAATTTAGAACCTGTTAGTGTCATCTACGTATCCCCACTAAAGGCCCTTATAAATGATATGCACGAAAGAATTGAAAACTGGTGCAATCATTTCAATCTAGAAGTTACCAAATGGCATGGAGATGTTCCGGGCACTAAAAAAAAGGCATTCATTAAAAATCCAACGGACATACTTTTAATAACCCCAGAATCCCTTGAGGTTATTTTCATGAACAAATCCTCCGAAGAGAAGGAAAGGATTTTTAAGAATGTGAAGTACGTGATAGTGGATGAGATACACTACTTCGTAGAATCTGACCGTGGAACACAACTCAACTCCATCATAAATCGAATGAAAGCTTATTTTAACGATTCTGTCTCAATTGTGGGATTATCAGCTACCGTGGGAAATCCTGAAACTGTTTCTAAATGGTTAAATCCAGATAAACCTGCAGAGATCGTAACTGATCCTTCAAAAAGGCCCTTTGATTACAAAGTTCTCTGTGGTTCAGATACAGATATTTGTGAGGTTTTAGAGAGGTACGTTGGCCGGAAAATACTCATATTTGTCCATTCAAGGAAGGATGCTGAGAGATATTACAATCTCCTGAGAAAAACCCTTAAAATAAACAATATCTACATACATCACTCCTCCATCGATCGTGACGAACGTGAGGAGAGTGAAAAAAAATTCAAGCACCTTAAAGATGGCTTTATGATAAGTACCAGCACCCTGGAGCTGGGTATAGACATTGGAAATATCGATATTGTGGTTCAAATCAGGCCCACATACAATGTAAGCTCTTTTTTGCAGAGAGTGGGAAGGAGTGGAAGAAGATCCAATAAACAAAAGTCCATAGTCTTTTACAAGAGGGATGAGGAGATCTTCATAACCCTGGCTGAGATCTGTTTAATCATGGAAAACCGTATCGAGGATATTAAAATTCCAGAAAAACCCAAAGACATCTATTTTCATCAGATATTAAGTTCAATATTTGAAAAGGGTAAAATAAAACAAGGCGAACTCTTTAATAGTTTAAAGAGTAGTTACGTGTTCTCAAAGATAAGCAAAGAAGATTTTAAATCCATAATTGAAAGCATGGAAGAGAGGGAATTTGTTCATAACATGAATGGAAATCTGAGTTTGGGTTACAACTTCGAGAAGAAATTTGGGAGACGTAACTTCATGAGCTTTTACAGTGTGTTCTGTCCCAGTATGGAGTACACTGTTAGGGAAGGTGTTAAGAATATAGGTTCTCTGGATCTACTTTTCGTCGTACACTTCCTCCAGAAGGGAACTAAATTCATTCTAGGAGGTGTTCCATGGATAGTCAAAGACATAGACCACAAAAGATTCAATGTTAAGGTTCAAAGGGGACCTAAGGGAAATGTTCCAGACTGGTACACTGAAGGTGCAGTTGTGGATCATTTGATAAGTAGAAAGATCTACGAGATTCTACTTGGAAACTACGATGAAGACATTCTTAAGACTTTCGATGAACTTTCACAGGATAAGATCCATGAATACGTTGAACATGCTGATTCTGTGGGTTTTAAAGAGGGAATAATTCCCGTGGAAATAGACTCAAACCAGGTTTACATATACACATTTGCAGGTTTAAAGGTTAATGCACTTTTATCCATCATTTTCAGTCTTTATCATGACATATACGATATAAAAAATAGTGCTTACTACTCATCATTCAAATTCAGGGATAATTTAAGCTTCGACATGATTCAAGAGCTTATGGGCAACGTTAAGGATATACTCAGTGAACCTGAAATAAGCACCTTAATCCATGAAAAAACTGGAAAATTCGTTAAAAACAAATTCATAAACTACTTGCCATATGAAGACAATGCTAAGCTTAAAATGGAACTTCTTTACAGTCCAGAGGATCTCATCAGGCTTCTGAGTGAGAATTCAGTTGAACTCATTGGTTCCACCAATTTTAAGGATTGGAGATGA
- a CDS encoding BREX system ATP-binding domain-containing protein, whose protein sequence is MDYEDIIMAMKNGNVPSSGASEVCIGRENEIEEFRYLLKKVDEGKAITKFINGEYGSGKSFFLKVVEEMAFEDNFVVSKVTLSRDIPFNKIEVVYKNIAKNLKCKTGTSLEHIIERWITKLKMMAFNETTDPVKQNLIVTENMQNDLELAREHSNPFVVAIENYQKAMNAGDYETAKYAQAWLRGDSNIPFTEKRKFGVKGDIDRENTFKFLEALAAFIKSIGYSGLVILIDETEYIMNLHTKKLRDTAYNYIRDIYDECSLGNFQNTLFVMAGTPQFFDDPKLGVPAYGALYDRIEDALDTSLKDLRKPVLTLEGFEKDDLMDIAGRLMIMHEEVFEWNSKEKISPMIEEIVLTHEENAGLTGGKVTPRIFIRSFVSVLDTVQQNPEEFSTDKDILKVFAEKETELEEALEDDW, encoded by the coding sequence ATGGATTACGAAGACATAATAATGGCTATGAAAAATGGGAATGTTCCATCAAGTGGTGCATCAGAAGTCTGCATTGGTAGGGAAAATGAGATAGAAGAATTCAGATATTTACTCAAAAAAGTAGATGAAGGAAAAGCTATCACTAAATTCATCAATGGAGAATATGGATCAGGTAAATCCTTCTTCCTTAAGGTTGTTGAGGAGATGGCATTTGAGGATAATTTTGTAGTTTCTAAAGTGACATTAAGTAGGGATATACCATTCAACAAGATTGAAGTGGTCTACAAAAACATTGCAAAAAATCTCAAGTGCAAAACAGGAACATCCCTTGAGCACATAATCGAGAGATGGATAACCAAACTCAAAATGATGGCATTCAATGAGACAACAGACCCTGTGAAACAGAATTTGATCGTTACGGAAAATATGCAGAATGATCTTGAACTTGCACGTGAACATTCCAATCCATTCGTGGTTGCAATAGAAAATTACCAAAAGGCCATGAACGCTGGTGACTATGAAACAGCAAAGTATGCTCAAGCATGGTTAAGGGGAGACTCCAACATACCCTTCACAGAGAAAAGAAAATTTGGTGTTAAAGGAGATATAGACCGTGAAAACACCTTCAAATTCTTAGAAGCACTTGCAGCATTCATAAAATCCATTGGATACTCCGGATTAGTTATTCTGATTGATGAAACAGAGTACATAATGAACTTACATACAAAAAAACTTAGAGATACTGCTTACAACTACATCAGGGACATATATGATGAATGTAGTTTAGGTAACTTTCAAAACACTCTCTTTGTAATGGCTGGAACCCCTCAATTCTTTGATGATCCTAAGTTGGGAGTTCCAGCTTATGGTGCTCTTTACGATAGAATAGAAGATGCCCTGGATACTTCGCTTAAGGATTTGAGAAAACCTGTCCTCACCCTTGAAGGATTTGAAAAGGATGATCTTATGGATATAGCTGGAAGACTTATGATCATGCACGAAGAAGTGTTTGAATGGAATTCTAAAGAAAAAATAAGTCCCATGATTGAGGAAATTGTTCTCACACACGAAGAAAATGCAGGATTAACCGGAGGAAAAGTCACACCAAGAATATTCATCCGATCCTTCGTCAGTGTCCTGGATACAGTACAACAAAACCCAGAAGAGTTTAGCACAGATAAGGATATCTTGAAGGTCTTTGCAGAAAAGGAAACTGAATTAGAAGAAGCGTTAGAAGATGACTGGTAA
- a CDS encoding YkvA family protein has protein sequence MENQFKDFYDVLSENLESYQGEYASFIDHGPKLFKLLTEMLEESSISKELRLGISAAIAYYVVPMDIIPEQVYGPYGYIDDIYITTYVIKRIAKELGYECLKKHWKGEGNLESVVEECYEKSLEVLEDKTDIILSYVGLKE, from the coding sequence ATGGAAAATCAATTTAAAGATTTCTATGACGTACTATCTGAAAACTTAGAATCATATCAAGGTGAATATGCTTCATTCATTGATCATGGACCTAAACTTTTCAAACTATTAACTGAAATGCTTGAAGAAAGTAGTATCAGTAAAGAGTTAAGACTTGGAATAAGTGCTGCCATCGCCTACTACGTTGTGCCCATGGATATAATTCCAGAACAGGTATACGGGCCATACGGATACATAGATGATATTTACATCACAACCTACGTTATTAAGAGGATTGCAAAGGAATTAGGATATGAATGCTTAAAAAAGCATTGGAAGGGAGAAGGAAACCTTGAATCCGTGGTTGAAGAGTGTTATGAGAAATCTTTAGAGGTTCTTGAGGATAAAACTGATATTATCCTGAGTTACGTGGGACTGAAGGAGTAA
- a CDS encoding HEAT repeat domain-containing protein: MPYLICEQCNVYYEVNSEEEITKFGNCECGNPLNYYESLELYLKGRGKIKRLPQHDSIIGELLDLYESTVLKIILYAVKELPKDMARGRVVVFLRGSKSSFIVDENLNQLKTYSVLSGISRKKMDKLMEILVEKKFLKTRTVDEYPNNDVVSLTDEGNSFIFNKESLDMGLFENKNVDLMIGVDEELYSKLRSLRNRIAEDIEMPAYIVCANAPLIEMARKMPVKPEAMLSIKGIGKKFMENYGESFLNLIRDYKSGKTVHIPNHKRKPQKKNEKPSEIQDPFDFHNIILNDPRNIMRTHTAFLLGETRDSKHVDVLCQATKDDDGNVRRLAAAALGKIGDKRAEDALIDLLQDPKPQVRQYAATSLGKIKSRKALPYLRKLDNDPVVYVQENVEWAIQKIRKD, encoded by the coding sequence ATGCCATACCTTATCTGCGAACAATGTAACGTCTACTATGAAGTTAATTCAGAGGAAGAAATCACAAAATTTGGTAACTGTGAATGTGGAAACCCCTTAAACTACTACGAATCCTTAGAGCTTTATCTGAAGGGAAGAGGGAAAATCAAAAGGCTTCCACAGCATGACAGTATAATTGGAGAATTACTGGATCTCTATGAATCAACCGTGCTTAAGATAATCCTCTACGCTGTTAAGGAACTTCCTAAGGATATGGCAAGGGGCAGAGTTGTAGTCTTTCTCAGGGGATCAAAATCCTCATTCATAGTGGATGAAAACCTGAACCAGCTGAAAACCTACTCAGTACTCTCAGGCATATCCCGGAAGAAGATGGATAAACTCATGGAGATCCTTGTTGAAAAGAAGTTTCTAAAAACCAGAACAGTGGATGAGTATCCAAACAACGATGTTGTATCATTAACTGATGAAGGCAACAGCTTCATATTCAACAAAGAATCATTGGATATGGGATTATTTGAAAACAAGAATGTTGATCTGATGATTGGTGTTGATGAGGAGCTTTACAGTAAACTGAGAAGCCTGAGAAATCGCATAGCAGAAGATATTGAAATGCCAGCTTACATCGTTTGTGCCAATGCACCACTCATTGAGATGGCAAGAAAAATGCCGGTCAAGCCTGAAGCAATGCTTTCAATCAAGGGTATTGGTAAAAAATTCATGGAAAACTACGGAGAAAGTTTTTTAAATCTTATCAGGGATTACAAATCTGGAAAAACAGTTCACATTCCTAATCATAAAAGAAAACCTCAGAAAAAGAATGAAAAACCATCTGAAATTCAGGATCCATTCGATTTTCACAACATAATCCTGAACGATCCTCGTAACATTATGCGAACCCATACAGCATTTCTTTTAGGTGAAACTAGGGACAGCAAACACGTTGATGTTTTATGTCAGGCAACAAAGGATGATGACGGCAATGTTAGACGTTTAGCTGCAGCTGCACTGGGCAAGATAGGGGACAAACGTGCTGAAGATGCATTGATAGATCTTCTGCAGGATCCGAAGCCTCAGGTACGGCAGTATGCAGCAACTTCACTTGGGAAGATAAAATCTAGAAAGGCATTACCTTACCTTAGAAAATTGGATAACGATCCAGTTGTTTATGTTCAGGAAAACGTGGAATGGGCCATCCAAAAAATAAGAAAGGATTAG
- a CDS encoding nuclease-related domain-containing protein, protein MGYMICEECNVYYEAEDESEAEDFLCECGNQLIYVESLEDYYETDDDYIRERMSNGLTHTEYHALKHLAEKREASKLFFTGLFITSAGLILAIFIHFIFLILVPLGAVSVLYGDHRKRIKDVEGYSWIRGLKGEKTVFKYLETLPKEYFIFNDVKLYENKGNIDHIVVGPKGIFVIETKNYSGRYCIKGNKWFYYKDGEYKKLYRTPASQIITNAVDLKEFLVINGIPVSGLWVGAIVAFINNDFRVIEKPKLYKVLLPKTVPKFILNSKRKLDRKLINRIVLLLEPYSTDISVSHKIDKKSECNTHFFKRLNLGILHRNHK, encoded by the coding sequence ATGGGCTACATGATCTGTGAAGAATGCAATGTTTATTATGAAGCTGAAGACGAAAGTGAAGCCGAGGACTTCCTTTGCGAATGTGGAAATCAACTTATTTACGTTGAATCACTAGAAGATTACTATGAGACTGATGATGATTACATTAGAGAACGAATGTCTAATGGTTTAACCCATACAGAGTATCATGCACTCAAACACCTGGCTGAAAAAAGGGAGGCAAGCAAACTATTCTTCACAGGATTATTTATCACTTCTGCAGGTTTAATTTTAGCGATATTCATCCATTTTATATTCTTAATTTTAGTACCCCTTGGCGCGGTATCTGTTTTGTATGGTGATCATAGGAAGCGAATTAAGGATGTTGAAGGTTACTCATGGATCAGGGGGTTGAAGGGTGAAAAAACAGTTTTTAAATACCTTGAAACCCTTCCAAAGGAATATTTTATCTTTAACGATGTTAAGTTGTATGAAAATAAAGGTAACATAGATCACATCGTTGTTGGTCCTAAGGGAATATTTGTTATAGAAACTAAAAATTACAGTGGAAGGTACTGTATAAAAGGAAATAAGTGGTTTTACTACAAAGATGGGGAATATAAAAAGTTGTACAGAACTCCTGCTTCACAAATTATAACCAACGCTGTTGATCTCAAAGAATTCCTTGTAATTAATGGGATTCCTGTCAGTGGATTGTGGGTAGGTGCAATTGTAGCTTTCATAAACAATGATTTCCGCGTAATAGAAAAACCAAAATTATACAAGGTTCTTCTGCCAAAAACAGTTCCGAAGTTTATTTTAAATTCCAAAAGAAAACTAGATAGAAAATTAATAAATAGAATTGTACTATTATTGGAACCTTACTCCACAGATATATCCGTAAGCCACAAGATAGATAAAAAATCAGAGTGTAATACTCACTTTTTTAAGAGGCTCAATTTAGGTATATTACATCGTAATCACAAGTAA
- a CDS encoding ATP-binding domain-containing protein — protein MRISTIHKFKGWEAKNVIMLVPTDWAGDENLDSIVYTAMTRTLENLIVLNANERYWDFGGEFDEDEILEEVEEDLDGYELEAWMETLPYPLASILWAGVSSFNYEHKVKYLLNFFEALSEFNFNLILSGFASDRIFFEREVSSYLEKEKEYREDWFEKPSFGIWNNLYYNMASILRNQLINSYRRDNCLKFFGNPKVEFLESLSNFELVMLLKEVSKHRNVWEGHGPRVSEDEYQKRYKVLLKDLFKVRDILQDVYRYIFLVIPVQGTMENGEYSYTVKRYMTTRSPFRPMNLDSNAPLDNSKLYLATSSRKDHLEVLPLFINVDDVCYFYNGKNEETGLARYNSYHYDKEPEILVPFDRLEGVLRLVG, from the coding sequence TTGAGGATCAGTACCATACACAAATTCAAGGGCTGGGAGGCTAAAAATGTTATCATGCTTGTGCCCACAGACTGGGCTGGAGATGAAAACCTGGATTCCATTGTTTACACAGCCATGACACGAACCCTTGAAAATCTCATAGTCCTCAATGCAAATGAGAGGTACTGGGATTTTGGAGGAGAATTTGATGAAGATGAAATCCTGGAGGAGGTTGAAGAGGATCTTGATGGGTACGAACTTGAAGCCTGGATGGAAACCCTACCATATCCACTGGCTTCCATACTCTGGGCCGGTGTCAGCAGTTTCAACTACGAGCACAAGGTGAAGTACCTTCTGAACTTCTTTGAAGCCCTCTCAGAGTTCAACTTCAACCTGATCCTCAGTGGATTCGCATCGGACAGGATATTCTTTGAAAGGGAAGTTTCAAGTTACCTTGAAAAGGAGAAGGAGTACCGTGAGGACTGGTTTGAAAAACCATCCTTCGGTATCTGGAACAACCTCTACTACAACATGGCATCCATACTTCGAAACCAACTCATAAACAGTTACAGACGTGATAATTGCCTTAAATTCTTTGGAAATCCTAAGGTTGAATTTCTGGAAAGTTTATCAAATTTTGAACTAGTCATGTTACTCAAGGAAGTTTCAAAGCACCGTAACGTGTGGGAGGGTCATGGTCCACGTGTTTCAGAGGATGAGTACCAGAAGAGATACAAGGTTCTCCTGAAGGATCTCTTCAAGGTCAGGGATATTCTCCAGGATGTTTACAGGTACATCTTCCTGGTGATCCCGGTTCAGGGCACCATGGAGAATGGTGAGTACAGTTACACAGTTAAGAGGTACATGACAACCAGATCCCCCTTCAGGCCCATGAACCTGGACAGTAACGCTCCACTGGACAACAGCAAACTATACCTGGCAACGAGCAGCAGGAAGGATCATCTGGAAGTTCTACCCCTTTTCATAAATGTGGATGATGTCTGTTACTTCTACAACGGTAAGAATGAGGAGACTGGGCTTGCAAGGTACAACTCCTACCACTACGACAAAGAACCTGAAATATTAGTGCCCTTTGACAGATTGGAAGGGGTTTTGAGGTTGGTTGGGTGA